One segment of Rosa chinensis cultivar Old Blush chromosome 6, RchiOBHm-V2, whole genome shotgun sequence DNA contains the following:
- the LOC112172585 gene encoding uncharacterized protein LOC112172585 yields the protein MAVASAHRIRGGSLTAAAAALSVTESKLKVKACSPEVCKFLGIPDPSDRSRSPTALLISKFIRLHNNQSPGIKDRNWEQNLKTLLHGKDRVGLPEVTRLLSPEFTYSTIKSTDATATFGQIEANKSKKITGKASKK from the exons ATGGCTGTTGCTAGCGCTCACAGGATAAGAGGAGGGTCTCTGACGGCGGCTGCCGCCGCTCTCTCCGTCACGGAATCAAAACTGAAGGTCAAGGCTTGCTCTCCGGAGGTCTGCAAATTCCTCGGCATCCCTGACCCTTCTGACCGATCTCGATCTCCGACTGCTCTCTTAATTTCCAAGTTCATCAGACTCCACAACAATCAG AGCCCTGGAATCAAGGACCGGAATTGGGAGCAGAACTTGAAGACATTATTGCACGGCAAAGACAGAGTTGGGTTGCCGGAGGTCACCAGATTGCTCTCACCGGAATTCACCTATTCCACTATCAAAAGCACCGATGCAACAGCCACTTTTGGGCAGATCGAGGCTAACAAATCCAAGAAAATAACTGGGAAGGCCAGTAAAAAGTAA
- the LOC112170380 gene encoding F-box protein SKIP31, which translates to MTISEDEDESLAQFLETEVLSEVSDQEEEEDLMIKEPNPKRMHMTEDKAENQKSKEEDKASCSSSSSTAIVSNNQLMRIETGILSKIPPELFRHILKFLSSEDLIACSLACRFLNHAASDESLWQRLYRMRWGLLPPTRKLRECPWKKLYIERDEEDMVDLGRNCPVEFKQYYVQMQAAKRSQAPLPSQAKDDGLILDKTVADQVSIWKRSKGLTDKVVTDHTCSGEKCTYYQVGDVFVCEKTGQVHVCDEFCREAVMDPANMLWVCRISGHCFDNVLSPQEVESDAEQQQEDPTDEPEPFMGSGRFARAYLLGYNCADEKELEATWRFL; encoded by the exons ATGACGATATCAGAGGACGAGGACGAGAGTTTGGCTCAATTCCTTGAAACGGAGGTGCTCTCCGAGGTCTCCGATCAG gaggaggaggaagatttGATGATAAAGGAGCCCAACCCTAAGAGAATGCATATGACCGAGGATAAGGCAGAGAATCAGAAAAGCAAAGAAGAGGATAAAGCAAGctgctcttcatcttcttcgacCGCCATTGTCAGTAACAACCAGCTCATGAGAATTGAGACTGGGATTTTGAGCAAAATCCCACCTGAGCTGTTCCGTCACATCCTCAAGTTCCTATCTTCTGAGGATCTCATTGCTTGTTCACTCGCCTGTAGATTTCTGAATCATGCAGCTTCTGATGAATCCTTGTGGCAACGCTT GTATCGTATGCGATGGGGTCTTTTGCCCCCTACCAGAAAGTTGCGGGAATGTCCTTGGAAAAAGCTTTACATTGAG CGTGATGAAGAGGACATGGTGGATCTTGGTAGAAATTGCCCGGTTGAGTTCAAGCAGTACTATGTCCAAATGCAAGCTGCCAAAAGAAGCCAAGCACCTCTTCCTTCACAG GCGAAAGATGATGGGTTAATTCTTGACAAGACAGTAGCTGATCAAGTGTCTATCTGGAAAAGAAGTAAAGGCCTGACTGATAAGGTGGTAACTGATCATACTTGTTCCGGTGAAAAGTGTACTTACTACCAAGTTGGAGATGTGTTTGTTTGCGAGAAGACTGGGCAGGTTCATG TATGTGATGAGTTTTGCAGAGAAGCTGTTATGGATCCCGCTAATATGCTTTGGGTCTGTAGAATATCTGGTCATTGCTTTGATAATGTACTGTCACCACAAGAAGTGGAGTCAGATGCA GAACAGCAACAGGAAGACCCGACAGATGAGCCAGAACCATTCATGGGATCCGGCCGCTTTG CGCGAGCTTATTTGTTGGGATATAACTGTGCGGATGAGAAAGAGCTGGAAGCTACTTGGAGGTTTTTGTGA
- the LOC112170379 gene encoding ABC transporter E family member 2, protein MSDRLTRIAIVSSDRCKPKKCRQECKKSCPVVKTGKLCIEVTTASKIAFISEELCIGCGICVKKCPFEAIQIINLPKDLDKDTTHRYGANTFKLHRLPVPRPGQVLGLVGTNGIGKSTALKVLAGKLKPNLGRFNNPPDWQEILTYFRGSELQNYFTRILEDNLKAIIKPQYVDHIPKAVHGNVGEVLNQKDERGVKEELCHDLELNQVIDRNVGDLSGGELQRFAIAVVAIQSAEIYMFDEPSSYLDVKQRLKAAQVVRSLLRPNSYVIVVEHDLSVLDYLSDFICCLYGKPGAYGVVTLPFSVREGINIFLAGFVPTENLRFRDESLTFKVAETPQETAEEIETYARYKYPTMSKTQGNFRLRVMEGEFTDSQIIVMLGENGTGKTTFIRMLAGLLKPDNVENSDVEIPEFNVSYKPQKISPKFQNTVRHLLHSKIRDSYTHPQFMSDVMKPLLIEQLMDQEVVNLSGGELQRVALCLCLGKPADIYLIDEPSAYLDSEQRIVASKVIKRFILHAKKTAFVVEHDFIMATYLADRVIVYEGKPSIDCTANCPQSLLTGMNLFLSHLDITFRRDPTNFRPRINKMNSTKDREQKNAGSYYYLDD, encoded by the exons atgTCGGACCGGTTAACCCGTATAGCTATTGTGAGCTCTGATAGATGCAAGCCCAAGAAGTGTCGCCAGGAATGCAAGAAGAGCTGTCCTGTCGTCAAGACTG GGAAACTATGTATTGAGGTTACTACTGCATCCAAAATTGCTTTTATCTCAGAAGAGTTGTGCATTGGGTGTGGTATATGTGTTAAG AAATGCCCGTTTGAGGCAATTCAGATTATTAACTTGCCAAAGGATTTGGACAAAGATACCACCCATCGTTATGGGGCTAACACTTTCAAGTTACACAG GTTACCAGTCCCAAGGCCAGGTCAAGTCCTTGGTTTGGTTGGAACTAATGGAATTGGGAAGTCAACTGCCCTCAAAGTTTTGGCTGGAAAACTGAAGCCAAATTTAGGCCGTTTCAAT AATCCTCCGGATTGGCAGGAAATCTTGACCTACTTTCGTGGATCTGAGTTGCAGAATTATTTTACCCGTATTTTGGAAGACAATTTGAAG GCCATTATAAAGCCCCAGTATGTAGATCACATTCCAAAAGCAGTTCATGGAAATGTAGGGGAGGTGCTCAACCAGAAAGATGAGAGGGGTGTCAAGGAAGAACTGTGTCATGACCTTGAGCTGAACCAGGTTATTGATCGTAATGTAGGGGATTTATCAGGTGGGGAACTTCAAAGATTTGCTATTGCTGTTGTTGCCATACAGAGTGCAGAGATATATATGTTTGATGAGCCTTCAAGTTATCTTGATGTCAAACAAAGGCTCAAAGCTGCCCAAGTTGTACGATCATTGCTCAGGCCTAATAG CTATGTAATTGTTGTGGAGCACGATTTGAGTGTCCTGGATTACTTATCGGACTTCATTTGCTGTTTATATGGAAAACCGGGTGCATATGGAGTTGTAACCCTTCCCTTCTCAGTTAGAGAAGGAATCAACATCTTCTTGGCTGGATTTGTTCCTACTGAAAATCTGAGGTTTCGAGATGAATCACTGACCTTTAAG GTTGCTGAGACTCCACAGGAAACTGCTGAGGAAATTGAAACATATGCACGATATAAATACCCAACAATGAGTAAAACACAGGGAAACTTCAGGCTTCGTGTGATGGAGGGTGAATTTACTGATTCGCAGATTATTGTGATGCTCGGTGAGAATGGAACAGGGAAAACAACATTTATCCGTATGctg GCTGGTTTATTGAAACCTGATAATGTAGAAAATTCAGATGTGGAAATACCTGAATTTAATGTCTCTTACAAGCCGCAGAAGATCAGTCCAAAGTTTCAGAACACTGTCAGACACTTGTTGCATTCAAAAATACGTGATTCGTATACTCATCCCCAGTTCATGTCAGATGTGATGAAGCCTCTTCTTATTGAGCAACTAATGGATCAAGAAGTTGTAAATCTCTCTGGTGGAGAGTTGCAAAGGGTTGCATTATGTTTGTGCCTTGGAAAG CCAGCAGACATTTATCTGATCGATGAACCAAGTGCATATCTGGATTCTGAGCAGCGTATTGTTGCTTCAAAAGTCATAAAGAGGTTTATCCTGCATGCCAAGAAAACTGCATTTGTGGTTGAACACGACTTTATCATGGCTACGTACTTGGCAGATAGAGTTATTGTCTATGAAGGGAAGCCATCGATTGATTGTACTGCAAATTGTCCGCAGTCATTGTTGACTGGGATGAACCTCTTTTTATCT CATCTGGATATCACATTTAGACGTGACCCAACAAACTTTCGTCCAAGGATCAACAAAATGAACTCAACAAAGGACAGAGAACAAAAGAATGCTGGTTCCTACTATTACCTGGATGATTGA
- the LOC112170378 gene encoding U-box domain-containing protein 15 — MVMDGEREGCEGEGCGEETAEGLIQSLESVIQSAARLGEYRRTQRKECYNLLRRMKLLLPLFEEVRELEGPVPESVVVWMVDLKKVLVMAKKLLKFCHEDSKIYLAIESDAVMVRFHAVHDKLTLALDSVPDELGISDEIREQIDLMVRQLKRARKRTDTQDIELAMDIMVVLEKKDDRNADSAIIERLAQKLELHTVEDLKIETIAVRNLVKERGGISAETSQQVIDLLNKFRLLAGMEVTNVVDEPVVPKMLKCPSLVIPHEFLCPITLEVMIDPVIVASGQTYDRESIQKWFDSNHATCPKTRVTLPHLSVAPNYALKNLIQQWCEKNKFKLPVKEPSQDQESSSSEHKEEITTLVEKLSSCQLEVQRKAAMKIRLLSKENPENRILIARSGGIPPLVQLLSYPDSKIQQHAVTALLNLSIDETNKKLITREEAIPAIIEVLKTGSTEARENSAAALFSLSMLDENKVKIGLSDGIPPLVDLLQNGTIRGKKDAATALFNLSLNQANKARAISAGIVPPLLKVLKDRNLGMVDESLSIFLLLASHPDGRQEIGQLSFIETLVDFIREGTPKNKECATSVLLELGSNNSSFLLASLQYGVYEHLVEITKSGTNRAQRKAKALLQLISKCEHI, encoded by the exons ATGGTGatggatggagagagagagggatgtGAAGGTGAAGGATGTGGAGAGGAAACGGCGGAGGGTTTGATTCAATCGTTGGAGAGCGTGATTCAATCGGCGGCTCGATTAGGAGAGTACCGGAGGACGCAGAGAAAAGAATGTTACAACCTTCTGAGGCGTATGAAGCTTTTGTTGCCGCTTTTCGAAGAGGTACGAGAGCTCGAAGGCCCGGTTCCGGAGAGCGTTGTTGTTTGGATGGTGGATCTGAAGAAGGTTCTTGTCATGGCCAAGAAATTGCTCAAGTTTTGTCACGAGGACAGCAAAATTTATCtg GCAATTGAAAGTGACGCAGTCATGGTTAGATTTCATGCGGTTCATGACAAACTCACTCTGGCTTTGGATAGTGTGCCTGATGAGCTTGGTATCTCAGACGAAATCCGAGAACAG ATTGACCTCATGGTGAGGCAACTTAAACGAGCAAGGAAGCGAACAGATACACAAGATATAGAACTTGCAATGGATATAATGGTGGTTTTGGAGAAAAAAGATGACAGAAATGCTGATAGTGCCATAATAGAAAGGCTGGCGCAAAAGCTAGAGCTGCATACAGTtgaggacctgaaaatagaaacaattGCTGTAAGGAACCTTGTTAAAGAAAGAGGAGGGATTAGTGCAGAAACTTCTCAGCAAGTCATCGATCTTCTTAACAAATTCAGACTACTTGCAGGAATGGAAGTAACCAATGTTGTCGATGAACCTGTTGTGCCGAAAATGCTCAAGTGCCCATCTTTGGTGATCCCTCATGAGTTTCTTTGTCCAATCACACTGGAAGTAATGATTGATCCTGTGATTGTCGCGAGTGGACAG ACATATGACAGAGAAAGCATACAAAAGTGGTTCGACTCCAATCATGCGACATGTCCAAAAACGAGGGTAACTCTGCCTCACCTGTCAGTAGCGCCAAACTATGCTCTCAAAAATCTAATCCAGCAGTGGTGCGAGAAGAACAAGTTCAAGCTTCCAGTAAAGGAACCTTCCCAGGACCAGGAAAGCTCCTCCTCCGAGCACAAAGAGGAGATCACAACCCTGGTTGAAAAGCTATCGTCCTGTCAATTAGAAGTGCAAAGGAAGGCTGCCATGAAAATTCGTTTGCTCTCAAAAGAGAATCCCGAGAACAGAATTTTGATTGCGCGAAGTGGAGGAATCCCACCCTTAGTGCAACTTCTTTCCTATCCGGACTCTAAAATTCAACAGCATGCAGTGACAGCTCTACTAAACCTATCAATTGATGAAACAAACAAGAAGCTCATAACCAGGGAAGAGGCCATTCCAGCTATTATAGAAGTCTTGAAGACTGGAAGCACAGAAGCTAGAGAGAACTCTGCAGCAGCTTTGTTTAGCTTATCGATGCTTGATGAGAACAAAGTAAAAATAGGATTATCAGACGGCATTCCACCATTAGTAGATTTATTGCAAAATGGGACAATTAGAGGTAAAAAAGATGCTGCAACTGCATTGTTCAACTTATCTTTGAACCAAGCAAACAAGGCAAGGGCCATCAGTGCTGGCATTGTACCGCCTCTACTCAAGGTACTCAAGGACAGAAACTTGGGAATGGTGGATGagtctctctccatcttcttgcTTCTTGCATCACACCCAGATGGACGGCAAGAGATTGGACAGCTCTCATTCATCGAGACTCTTGTTGACTTTATTCGAGAAGGAACCCCCAAGAACAAGGAATGTGCAACATCAGTACTTCTCGAGTTGGGGTCAAACAATTCATCTTTCTTACTCGCCTCACTTCAGTATGGAGTATATGAGCATTTGGTTGAGATCACAAAGAGTGGAACCAATAGAGCTCAAAGAAAGGCAAAAGCACTCCTACAACTCATAAGCAAATGTGAacatatttaa
- the LOC112170377 gene encoding BTB/POZ domain-containing protein At2g30600: MEKKFLTVAPFECAWRNDLKFREAGRGCVAFEAFAHNDVTLVFRENVGSQHYHYKKDNCPHYTVILGSHRNRRLKIEVDGKTVVDVEGVGLCSSSAFQSYWISICDGLISIGKGRYPFQNLVFQWLDSNPNCSVRYVGLSSWDKHVGYRNVSVLPLTQNHISLWKNLDCKEYMHEEAGEEELQDERTGYEKWGLENFLESWELSDVLFVVGPEERHVPAHKPILAASGNFPISSEDLLQLKGITYPLLHALLEYIYTGRTQISESQLSSLRALGLQFEVISLVKQCEESMERFKLNKKLFDSGKCVELSYPCSRPQCWTAFPFGVPIDVLRLRQLHATNKYSDVNIYIEGHGLIAQSHKIILSLWSLPFAKMFTNGMCETISSEVLLRDISPEAFQALLEFMYSGELNLEATMDSGALLLQLFLLADQFGVTLLHQECCKMLLECLSEDSVCLMLQVISSIPSCQLIEETCETNFSMHFDYCTTASIDFVLLDDATFRNIIQHPDLTVTSEEKVLNAILMWGAKAKEVCGWEVVDEMMTYSTAEALFGDRLQTVNDLLPLVRFLLLPLSLLEKLQKSNISRHMSMFNNLVKEAINYIEHGLTRPENEHNLRIQHRRSSYKELQYICDGDSNGVLYFAGTSYGEHQWVNPVLAKRITITASSPPSRFTDPKVLVSRSYQGTSFAGPQIEDGRNNTWWMVDIGADHQLICNYYTLRHDGSRAYMRYWNFQGSLDGKTWTNLRVHENDQTICKPGQFASWPVTGPNALLPFRFFRVVLTGPTMDASNPWNFCICFLELYGYFH, translated from the exons ATGGAGAAGAAGTTCCTTACGGTGGCGCCTTTCGAGTGCGCTTGGCGAAATGATTTGAAGTTCCGGGAAGCTGGGAGGGGCTGCGTGGCCTTTGAAGCGTTTGCTCACAATGATGTCACGCTGGTGTTCCGGGAGAACGTGGGAAGTCAGCACTATCATTACAAGAAAGATAATTGTCCTCACTATACTGTTATTTTGGGTAGTCATAGGAATAGGCGGTTGAAAATTGAGGTGGATGGGAAAACAGTGGTGGATGTGGAGGGTGTCGGTCTTTGTTCTTCTTCTGCATTTCAGAGCTATTGGATCAGCATCTGTGATGGTTTGATCAGTATTGGCAAGGGAAGATACCCTTTTCAGAATCTTGTCTTTCAGTGGCTAGATTCAAATCCCAATTGTAGTGTTCGTTATGTTGGCCTTAGTAGTTGGGATAAACATGTTGGGTATAGGAATGTCAGTGTATTACCTTTAACTCAAAACCATATATCCTTGTGGAAGAATTTGGATTGCAAGGAGTACATGCATGAGGAAGCTGGCGAAGAGGAGTTGCAGGATGAACGAACCGGTTATGAGAAATGGGGGCTTGAAAATTTTCTTGAGAGCTGGGAGCTATCTGATGTTCTTTTCGTTGTTGGTCCAGAAGAAAGGCATGTACCAGCTCACAAGCCTATTTTGGCAGCATCTGGGAATTTCCCTATATCATCAGAAGACCTTCTCCAGCTAAAGGGGATAACTTATCCCCTTCTCCATGCTCTACTTGAATATATTTACACAGGTCGAACCCAG ATTTCAGAATCGCAGCTTAGTTCCTTGAGAGCTCTAGGTTTACAATTCGAAGTGATTTCATTAGTGAAGCAATGCGAGGAGTCCATGGAAAGATTCAAGCTAAATAAAAAGCTGTTTGACTCGGGCAAATGTGTAGAATTATCATACCCATGCAGTAGGCCACAGTGTTGGACAGCCTTCCCGTTTGGAGTTCCCATCGATGTCCTGAGGCTTAGGCAATTGCATGCAACTAACAAGTACAGTGATGTTAACATCTATATTGAAGGTCATGGCCTTATTGCCCAGTCTCATAAAATTATTCTCAGTTTATGGAGTCTACCATTTGCAAAG ATGTTCACAAATGGAATGTGTGAAACAATTTCCTCAGAGGTTCTTTTGAGAGATATATCACCAGAAGCGTTTCAAGCTTTGCTTGAGTTCATGTATAGTGGGGAACTCAATTTAGAAGCTACCATGGATTCTGGTGCCTTGTTACTCCAACTTTTTCTGTTGGCTGATCAATTTGGAGTCACTCTTCTTCATCAGGAATGCTGCAAAATGCTTTTAGAATGCCTATCAGAG GACTCGGTCTGTCTGATGCTTCAAGTGATTTCATCAATTCCTTCATGTCAACTTATTGAAGAAACTTGTGAGACGAACTTTTCTATGCACTTTGACTATTGCACAACTGCAAGCATTGACTTCGTTTTGTTAGATGATGCAACCTTTAGAAATATCATTCAG CATCCAGATTTGACTGTAACATCTGAAGAGAAGGTTCTCAATGCAATCTTAATGTGGGGTGCAAAAGCAAAGGAAGTGTGTGGATGGGAGGTGGTGGATGAGATGATGACATATTCAACCGCAGAAGCTCTTTTTGGGGATAGGCTGCAGACAGTAAATGACCTTCTACCACTTGTTCGATTTTTGCTGCTGCCTTTGTCCTTGCTTGAGAAG TTACAGAAGAGCAACATTAGCAGGCATATGTCTATGTTTAATAACCTT GTCAAGGAGGCCATCAATTATATCGAGCATGGATTGACAAGACCGGAAAACGAGCACAA CCTGAGAATCCAACATAGGCGATCTAGTTATAAGGAGCTCCAGTACATATGTGATGGGGACAGCAATGGAGTCCTGTACTTTGCAGGTACATCATATGGAGAACATCAGTGGGTTAATCCTGTTCTGGCGAAG AGAATTACAATTACAGCTAGCAGTCCCCCTTCTAGGTTCACTGATCCCAAGGTTTTGGTCTCAAGATCTTACCAG GGAACATCCTTCGCTGGGCCACAGATTGAAGATGGGCGGAATAACACCTGGTGGATGGTCGACATTGGTGCAGATCATCAG CTGATTTGCAACTACTACACCTTGAGACATGATGGCTCCAGAGCATACATGAGATATTGGAATTTCCAG GGATCTCTGGATGGGAAGACGTGGACAAATCTGAGAGTTCACGAGAATGACCAAACAATATGCAAGCCGGGGCAGTTCGCATCATGGCCGGTTACAGGACCAAATGCTCTACTTCCGTTCAGATTCTTTAGGGTTGTTCTGACTGGACCTACAATGGATGCTTCAAACCCTTGGAATTTCTGCATTTGCTTTTTAGAACTCTATGGCTACTTCCACTAA
- the LOC112170381 gene encoding small nuclear ribonucleoprotein SmD3b codes for MSRSLGIPVKLLHEASGHIVTVELKSGELYRGSMVECEDNWNCQLESITYTAKDGKVSQLEHVFIRGSKVRFMVIPDMLKNAPMFKRLDARIKGKGASLGVGRGRAVAMRAKAQAAGRGTAGRGVVPPVRR; via the exons ATGAGCAGAAGCTTGGGAATTCCGGTGAAGCTTCTTCACGAGGCGTCAGGGCACATCGTCACGGTGGAGCTCAAAAGCGGCGAGCTTTACAGAGGAAGCATGGTCGAGTGTGAGGACAACTGGAACTGTCAGCTTGAGAGCATCACCTACACCGCCAAG GATGGGAAGGTTTCACAACTTGAGCATGTCTTCATTCGAGGGAGCAAAGTGAG GTTTATGGTCATTCCAGACATGCTGAAGAATGCTCCAATGTTTAAACGTCTAGATGCTAGAATCAAG GGTAAGGGTGCTTCACTTGGAGTTGGCCGAGGTAGAGCTGTTGCAATGCGGGCCAAA GCTCAAGCTGCTGGTCGTGGAACAGCTGGTAGAGGAGTTGTGCCACCGGTACGGAGGTAA
- the LOC112173423 gene encoding ABC transporter G family member 14, producing the protein MEGLPQAEVSEIHNNNKAAVLAYPAGAAQVNAQSFLQLAMYPITLKFEEVFYKVKMEHNAGLVPWPSSSNRSSSEKSILNGISGVVCPGEILAMLGPSGSGKTTLLTALGGRLHGKLSGKITYNSQPFCGAIKRRTGFVAQEDVLYPHLTVTETLVFTALLRLPNTLTRDEKVQHVEQVISELGLTRCRSSMIGGPLFRGISGGEKKRVSIGQEMLINPSLLLLDEPTSGLDSTTAQRILTTVKRLAGGGRTVVTTIHQPSSRLYHMFDKLVLLSEGYPIYYGPASAALEYFSSIGFSTSLPYVNPADLLLDLANGIAPDSKPASDHQQRENMEQDQKMVRKDLVSAYDKNIYTRLKAELCGGGLEVNNVFNNYIKEAASSRHDKHHEHFWCTSWWHQFKVLLQRGLRERRYEAFNRLRIFQVLSVATLGGLLWWHTPSSHIEDRIALLFFFSVFWGFYPLYNAVFTFPQERRMLIKERSSGMYRLSSYFLARTVGDLPLELALPTAFVLIIYWMGGLKPDPFTFILSLLVVLYNVLVSQSLGLAIGAILMDIKQATTLASVTTLVFLIAGGYYIQQIPPFIVWLKYLSYSFYCYKLLLGVQYREDDYYECSKGVLCRVGDLPAVKSMGDLNNLWIEVSILALMLLGYRLIAYLALHRVR; encoded by the exons ATGGAAGGTCTGCCGCAGGCGGAGGTGTCTGAAatccacaacaacaacaaggcGGCCGTCCTTGCCTACCCCGCCGGGGCTGCACAAGTTAATGCACAGTCTTTCCTACAACTCGCCATGTACCCTATTACTCTAAAG TTTGAGGAGGTGTTTTACAAAGTGAAAATGGAGCACAACGCTGGATTAGTACCGTGGCCGAGTAGTAGTAACAGGTCATCGTCTGAGAAAAGCATACTGAACGGAATATCAGGTGTGGTTTGCCCCGGAGAGATACTAGCCATGCTAGGTCCCTCCGGTAGTGGCAAAACAACTCTTCTCACAGCTCTCGGCGGCCGCCTCCACGGCAAGCTCTCCGGCAAAATCACCTACAACTCCCAACCATTCTGCGGCGCCATCAAACGGAGAACCGGATTCGTCGCACAGGAGGACGTACTGTACCCTCACCTCACCGTAACCGAGACTCTCGTCTTCACAGCCCTGCTGCGGCTGCCCAACACCCTGACACGAGACGAGAAAGTGCAGCACGTAGAGCAAGTGATCAGCGAGCTCGGGCTGACCCGGTGCCGGAGCAGCATGATCGGGGGCCCCCTGTTTAGGGGAATATCTGGTGGAGAGAAGAAGAGGGTTAGTATTGGACAAGAGATGCTGATTAATCCAAGCTTGCTTTTGCTGGACGAGCCCACCTCGGGTTTGGACTCCACTACGGCTCAAAGAATTCTGACCACGGTGAAGAGGCTTGCAGGTGGGGGTCGGACCGTCGTCACCACAATCCATCAGCCCTCGAGCCGCCTCTACCACATGTTTGATAAACTGGTCTTGCTTTCCGAGGGCTACCCCATTTACTATGGCCCTGCTTCTGCTGCCCTCGAGTATTTTTCCTCTATTGGTTTCTCCACGTCCTTGCCTTATGTCAATCCAGCTGATCTCTTGCTCGATCTTGCTAACG GAATCGCCCCTGATTCGAAACCTGCCTCCGATCATCAACAACGTGAGAACATGGAACAGGATCAAAAGATGGTGAGAAAAGATCTCGTTTCTGCCTACGACAAAAACATTTACACAAGATTGAAAGCTGAGCTCTGTGGTGGTGGTTTGGAGGTCAACAATGTCTtcaataattacatcaaagaaGCTGCTTCTTCAA GACACGATAAACATCATGAACATTTTTGGTGTACAAGCTGGTGGCACCAGTTCaaggtactactccagaggggACTAAGGGAACGAAGGTACGAAGCATTCAACAGGCTAAGAATTTTCCAAGTCCTAAGCGTCGCCACGCTCGGTGGACTCCTCTGGTGGCACACCCCTTCTTCCCATATCGAAGATCGAATTGccttgctcttcttcttctccgtcTTCTGGGGATTCTACCCCCTCTACAATGCAGTCTTTACATTCCCCCAAGAAAGAAGAATGCTAATAAAAGAAAGATCTTCCGGAATGTACCGCCTTTCGTCATATTTTCTGGCCAGAACAGTGGGTGATCTACCACTCGAGCTTGCACTCCCCACCGCATTTGTGCTGATAATCTACTGGATGGGTGGACTCAAACCCGACCCGTTCACCTTCATCCTTTCTCTTCTCGTTGTTCTCTACAACGTCCTCGTCTCCCAGAGCCTCGGGTTGGCTATCGGCGCCATTCTCATGGACATAAAGCAAGCCACCACTTTGGCTTCGGTTACGACACTTGTTTTCCTCATCGCCGGAGGCTACTACATTCAACAGATTCCTCCGTTCATAGTGTGGCTAAAGTACTTGAGCTATAGCTTCTACTGCTACAAGCTTCTTCTCGGGGTTCAATACCGGGAAGACGATTACTACGAGTGCTCGAAAGGTGTCTTGTGCCGAGTTGGAGACTTGCCTGCCGTCAAGTCAATGGGAGATCTTAACAACTTGTGGATAGAGGTCTCCATTCTCGCCCTGATGTTACTAGGTTACCGACTTATTGCTTATCTCGCTTTGCATCGAGTTCGCTAG